CGGTGTCATGGGCATGCTCGCAATGGCAGCCGCAAAATACCAGTCGCTGCCATGGGTCGATATTTACCACACCGACATTGACTATTACATGAACGATCTTTCGGGCAGGTTGGTGAAGCCGTTCGTGAAAAACCCGGCGTTGTTCTTTCTGAAGCAATACCAAAAACAGGCAGACCTCATTTTTGTGCGCACGCGCGAGTTTTACGAGCTAATGGTCAAGAAAGGCCACGATGAGCGCAAGCTGCGCTATTACCCGGCAGGCGTCAATGCGCGCCACTGGAACCCCGAAAATGCCGACCGCGCGTCGCTCAAAGATCACGGCATCGACCCAGAGATGACTGTCGTGATTTTTGTCGGGCGGATTACGAAAGTCAAAGATATCGAATTCTTGCTGCGGTATTTCACCGAAGAGAAACCCGAGAAGGCAGTGTGCGCAGTCATCGGCGGCGGCCCTGAAAAAGAGCTTTACGAAAAAAAATATGCGGGTGACCGCGTGAAATTTCTCGGCGTGCAGCGCGGCGCAGCCTTACAAAAACTTTATGCCAGTGCAGACCTCTACGTGCTGCCGTCGGCAAGTGAGACACTCGGCAAGACGGTGCTCGAGGCGATGGCATCGGGTACAGGCGTCGTCGTCTCTGATAAGGGTGGCCCCAAAGATTATGTGACGCACGGCGAAAACGGAATGATCTTCAAGGCGCATGACTACGATTCATTCAAGCAGGCGATGCACTCTCTCTTCAGCGATCGCGCGCACATGAAAATGCTCGGCACCAAAGGCCGCGAGTCGATTGGCAACCACACAGACGAAAAACTGTTCGAGTCATTCACACGGCACATTGCCGAGTTGGTGTGATCTAACCACCCCAGCCATATTTCTTTTCAAACTCCGCAAACTCTGCTTCGAGACCGTTCGCCTTGCAGCCGGCCTCGAGGTGTTTGCGCCAGTCTTGCAGGCTTTCGATGCCGCTGACGATGTTTTTCATAGCTTTGAGCATCGCGGTGAAGGCTGAGAAGCCCGACGCCTCTTTTTCGAGTTGGGCAAGTTTCTGAAAGCTCACCTGTATGTCGGCGACGCCCGACTGCAGTTCGGCGTGCAGACGGCCGACGTCTTCAGTCGAGGTTTTGATTTTGCTGAGTGCCTCGACCGCCTGCGCAAGCTTTTGCCCTTCTTTTTTGTCGTCGAACTTTGGCAGGTCTTGACTTTCGCCCGCCTCTTTTTCTTTGAATTTTTCGCTGAGCAGCGCCATCAGCGCAAACAGGCTGTCTGCTTTGGGTAATTCAACCTGCAGATAGTTTTTCAGATCGGCTTTGATTGCATCGCTGGTGCCGACTTTTTTCTTGCATGCACCCGTGGCGGCGAGGGCGATGATCAGGTATAAAACGAGACGGTTACGCATGCACGCTTTTGCAGGCGCGCCACGTGCGCGTAAACCAGATTTTACGTGAGTGACCAGGCGGGAACTCGCGAAGCATAACACACAAGGCGCATTTTCTTGGCGATGCGAATTGCGATGCCGCCGAAGGCGGCAAATCAGCGCAAATTCGGGCGGCTTTGCGCCCCTCGCATAGCGAATCGCCTCGATTCGCGGAGGAATTTGCTTTGATTAGCAGTTCGCATGGGCAAGAAAATGCGCGGCAGCGAGTTCCGGCCTGGTCACGAGAGGGGCACTTCGATCGCCAGAAGGCGCGCATCATCTTTGACGGTGATGTCGATTGTATCTGCGCCAGATATGCCGATTGCGTCGCGGTTCTGCAGCGTTTCACCCGCAACCTCGACGCTGCCCTTGATGACGAACAGATAGAAGCCCGTATTTTCGGCCGAAGGTTTCAGTTGAACTTTGGTGCCCGGGTCGAACACGCCCTGAGAGAATTCGGCGCGTTGGTTAATCCACAATGCGTCGCCACTTTCTTGCCAGCTGACAACTTTGATGAAACTATTGCGTTTCGCCTCAAGGTCAAAACTGCGCTGGCCATAGCGCGGTGCAATGCCGCGCTTTTCGGGCAGCACCCAGATTTGCAAAAAGTTAACCTCTTTGGCGTTGTCGGGGTTGAACTCAGAGTGCATAATACCGGTGCCCGCCGACATGATCTGCACATCGCCGCTCAAGATTGTCTCGCTGCGGCCGGTCGAGTCTTTGTGCGCCAGCGAACCCGAAAGCGGTATCGACACAATTTCCATGTCTGAGTGGCCGTGCATGCCGAAGCCCATGCCGGGCGCGACGCGGTCGTCGTTGAGCACGCGCAGTGCGCCAAAATTCATGCGCGATGCATCGTGATAGCCTGCGAAACTGAACGTGTGGTTGCTCTTCAGCCAGCCATGGTCGGCGTACCCCCGGGTGTTCGCGCGGTGCAGAATTTTTTGCATGAACTAAATCTAACAAAGTCTTTGCCCGCGCAGAAAAAAAATCGCGTTTACGTCAGCGATTCGTCGGCGAATTGAGCGACAGGCATACCTCATGGAATATTTCAGCAACTTTTGGTTTTGGTTAATAGGGGGATCGACCCTCGTTCTGCTTGAATTTCTGATTCCGGGGCTTGTGGTCATTTTTCTGGGTCTTGGCGCGCTCATCACCTCGGGCCTGCTGTACATGGGTTACATACGCGAAGCATGGCTTGCTATCACCTGTTTCGGTGTGGCTTCGATTCTGATGCTGGCGACGCTGCGCAAAATGATTCTGCGTTTTTATCCCTCGCTGACTGAAAAGGTTGAGACCGATGAAGAAGCGCTGATCGTCGGGCAGCGTGCCCGCGCTGTGTCGTTGCTTTCGGCGCACGACTATTCGGGCCGCGTCAAATATTCGGGCACTACCTGGCCCGCGCGCAGCGAAGCAGGTGAAATTGCCGAAGGTGCAGAAGTCGAAATCACCGGCCAGGACAATATAAACCTTGTCGTGAAAAAAGTCGCAGACTAAAGGTCTCCCGAAAGGGTAACCGTTAGTCTGCGATCCATATTTCAGCAGCCGCGCTTAAAAAATGCAATGCGTTTGACATGACGCTCGCATGGGATAAACAGCCACATGGAAAACTTTGCCACTATTCTCGTGCTGGGCATCTTCTTTTTGGTGCTGCGCATGTTTCGTATTATACCCATGCGCGCGCTTGCGGTTAAAGAGAGGCTTGGCGCCTTTAAGGGTGTCTTAAAGCCGGGCTTTCACTTTATTGTGCCCTTCATCGACCGCATTGCGTACGTGCACGATGCGCGTGAACAGGTCATCGACATACCCAAACAGCGCTGTATCACGCGCGATAACGTCGAAGTCGATGTCGACGGCGTTGTCTACCTCAAGGTCGTCGATGCGCAGAAGGCGAGTTATGGCATCAGCAACTACCATGCAGCCGTCATTTCGCTCGCGCAGACGACCATGCGCTCTGAAATCGGCAAAATGGCGCTCGACGATACCTTTCGCGAGCGGGACAAAATTAACGACAAGATCGTGATGGAGATCGACAAAGCCTCTGAGCCGTGGGGCATTAAGTTTATTCGCTACGAGATACGCACTATTGAACCCTCTGCGAACATGATGAACACCATGGAAAAACAGATGGAAGCCGAGCGGCAGAAGCGCGCTGACATTACGCTCGCACAGGGCGAAAAACAGGCGCGTATCAATGTTTCAGAAGGCGAGAAACAGGCCGCGATCAATGTTTCGACAGGTGAAAAGCAGAAGCGCATCAACGAAGCCGAAGGCCGCAGTAAAGAGATCACTCTCGTTGCTGACGCGACTGCCAACGGACTCAAGCGCATCGCTCAGGCGATCGGCCAGCCGGGTGGCGCGTCAGCGGTCAAGATGCGCATTGTCGAACAGTTTCTCGAAGAATTCGGCAAAGTGCTCGCGCACTCGAAAATTTCTGTCGTGCCAGGCCGCATCGCCGAGCTGCAGGCATACTTTCAGGGGCTATCGACGCTGACCGGCCAGACAGCAGAGGCCGCCAAACCGGCAACACAACAACCCAGGAGCGCAAAATGAATCCGTTTGATATTATTGTCTGGGGCGGTTTATTCGTCTATTTTCTCTTTAAGCTTGTGCGCTCGGTGCGCATTATTCCCCCGCGCGTCGCGGCAATCGTCGAGCGGCTGGGCAAGTACCATAAGACCCTGCTCAGCGGCTTTCACGTGCTGATTCCATTCATCGACAAGGTCACTTACATTCAAGACCTCAAAGAAGAGGCGATGACTGTGCCGCCGCAAGACTGCTTCACGCACGATAACGTGAAGGTCGAAGTCGACGGGGTGATCTACATGATGGTAACCGACCCGATGCTCGCCAGCTATGGCGTAACCGATTTTCGCCAGGCGACCGTGCAGCTTGCGCAGACGACAATTCGTTCGGTCATGGGCACGCTTGACCTCGACCGCACGTTCGAAGAGCGCGAGATGATTAACCAGAAGATCGTCAGCGTGCTCTCAGAAGTCGGGCAAACCTGGGGTATCAGGGTGTTGCGTTACGAAATCAAGAACATTGTGCCGCCGGTGTCGGTGAAGAATGCGATGGAGCGCCAAATGACTGCCGAGCGTGAACGCCGCGCGCAGATTGCCCGCTCAGAAGGCGACATGCAGTCGAATATCAACAATTCAGAAGGTCTCATGACCGAACTCGTGAACCGTTCTGAAGGTGAAAAACAGCGTCGTATCAACGAAGCCGAGGGCCGCGCGAAAGAAATTGAGGCGCTCGCGAATGCAACTGCGCAGGCTATTGAATCGGTCGCCGCCGCGGTACGCGAACCCGGCGGCAACCAGGCGATGGCGCTGAGACTTACCGAGTCATACCTGAACAAACTCTCAGGCGTGGCGCGCAAAGACGCGACGGTGATCATTCCGTCTGACCTGACGCGGCTCGACGAGCAGCTCGCGGCGCTGGGCCTCAAGTCTTCAGCTAACAAAGAAAGTTAGTCTAATCTTGTTTCTGCCCTGAATAGACATCGTGTTGTTTCCTAACTTAAGGAAACAACTCGATGTCCCCCTTTGAACAAACCAACTTCTTTCTTTCAAAAGCATTCGCGGTTGCAAAGCTCGGCGAAGCGGTTCAGCGAAATCTGCTCTCGCCGCGCCGCGAGCTGCAGTGCAAGCTGAGCGTGCAGCTCGACAACGGGCGCACCGAGACCTTTACAGGTTATCGCGTGCAGCACGACAATTCACGCGGGCCTTTCAAGGGTGGCATTCGTTACCACCATGAGGTAAACCTCGACGAGGTGCGCTCGCTCGCCTCGCTCATGACCTGGAAAACCGCAGTCGTGAATATTCCCTTCGGCGGGGCCAAGGGCGCTGTGCTGTGCCGGCCGGGCGAACTTTCTGCGAATGAAAAACAGCGCCTCACGCGCGCGCTCGTTCGCGCGCTGCACGAAGTTATCGGCCCCGACAAAGACATACCCGCGCCCGACGTCGGCACTTCGGCGACTGAAATGGCCTGGTTCGTCGACGAGTTCGAACTGCTGCATGGCTTCGCGCCCGGCGTCGTGACCGGCAAACCGCTTGAGCTCGGCGGCTCGCTCGGGCGCGATGCGGCGACCGGCCGGGGCACCTTATTTGCGATTCGTGAAATTCTGCGCCTCGCAGGGGCAGGTGAAATTACCGGCAAGACCTTCGCTGTTCAGGGCTTTGGCAATGTGGGTACCTGGGCCGCCAGGCTCATCGCAGCAGAAGGCGGCCGCATCATTGCAGTGACGAACAGCCAGACGGGGATCTACAACCAGAAGGGCCTCGACGCCGAAGCGATTTGGGCAGAGTACCAGAAGGGCGATAGATCCTACTCAAAAACTGCAGGCGAAAAAATTACCAACGCCGATTTGCTCGCGTTAGATTGCGACGTATTGGTGCCGGCCGCTTTAGGGGGAGTTCTCACCGCAGAAAACGCTGGCCGCGTGCGCGCAAAGTTTATCGCCGAAGCTGCCAACCACCCG
The sequence above is a segment of the Turneriella parva DSM 21527 genome. Coding sequences within it:
- a CDS encoding glycosyltransferase — encoded protein: MQDELANKLRVAWVADIFDEVSGIITDTEEMYELAQARGYFWQPVTTYKKPIHPFHIFDPILPVPTGSFYKGTSMYVPDFLRVVQFFRKNKFNVLVSNTPGVMGMLAMAAAKYQSLPWVDIYHTDIDYYMNDLSGRLVKPFVKNPALFFLKQYQKQADLIFVRTREFYELMVKKGHDERKLRYYPAGVNARHWNPENADRASLKDHGIDPEMTVVIFVGRITKVKDIEFLLRYFTEEKPEKAVCAVIGGGPEKELYEKKYAGDRVKFLGVQRGAALQKLYASADLYVLPSASETLGKTVLEAMASGTGVVVSDKGGPKDYVTHGENGMIFKAHDYDSFKQAMHSLFSDRAHMKMLGTKGRESIGNHTDEKLFESFTRHIAELV
- a CDS encoding pirin family protein → MQKILHRANTRGYADHGWLKSNHTFSFAGYHDASRMNFGALRVLNDDRVAPGMGFGMHGHSDMEIVSIPLSGSLAHKDSTGRSETILSGDVQIMSAGTGIMHSEFNPDNAKEVNFLQIWVLPEKRGIAPRYGQRSFDLEAKRNSFIKVVSWQESGDALWINQRAEFSQGVFDPGTKVQLKPSAENTGFYLFVIKGSVEVAGETLQNRDAIGISGADTIDITVKDDARLLAIEVPLS
- a CDS encoding NfeD family protein, whose protein sequence is MEYFSNFWFWLIGGSTLVLLEFLIPGLVVIFLGLGALITSGLLYMGYIREAWLAITCFGVASILMLATLRKMILRFYPSLTEKVETDEEALIVGQRARAVSLLSAHDYSGRVKYSGTTWPARSEAGEIAEGAEVEITGQDNINLVVKKVAD
- a CDS encoding SPFH domain-containing protein gives rise to the protein MENFATILVLGIFFLVLRMFRIIPMRALAVKERLGAFKGVLKPGFHFIVPFIDRIAYVHDAREQVIDIPKQRCITRDNVEVDVDGVVYLKVVDAQKASYGISNYHAAVISLAQTTMRSEIGKMALDDTFRERDKINDKIVMEIDKASEPWGIKFIRYEIRTIEPSANMMNTMEKQMEAERQKRADITLAQGEKQARINVSEGEKQAAINVSTGEKQKRINEAEGRSKEITLVADATANGLKRIAQAIGQPGGASAVKMRIVEQFLEEFGKVLAHSKISVVPGRIAELQAYFQGLSTLTGQTAEAAKPATQQPRSAK
- a CDS encoding SPFH domain-containing protein; this encodes MNPFDIIVWGGLFVYFLFKLVRSVRIIPPRVAAIVERLGKYHKTLLSGFHVLIPFIDKVTYIQDLKEEAMTVPPQDCFTHDNVKVEVDGVIYMMVTDPMLASYGVTDFRQATVQLAQTTIRSVMGTLDLDRTFEEREMINQKIVSVLSEVGQTWGIRVLRYEIKNIVPPVSVKNAMERQMTAERERRAQIARSEGDMQSNINNSEGLMTELVNRSEGEKQRRINEAEGRAKEIEALANATAQAIESVAAAVREPGGNQAMALRLTESYLNKLSGVARKDATVIIPSDLTRLDEQLAALGLKSSANKES
- a CDS encoding Glu/Leu/Phe/Val family dehydrogenase, producing MSPFEQTNFFLSKAFAVAKLGEAVQRNLLSPRRELQCKLSVQLDNGRTETFTGYRVQHDNSRGPFKGGIRYHHEVNLDEVRSLASLMTWKTAVVNIPFGGAKGAVLCRPGELSANEKQRLTRALVRALHEVIGPDKDIPAPDVGTSATEMAWFVDEFELLHGFAPGVVTGKPLELGGSLGRDAATGRGTLFAIREILRLAGAGEITGKTFAVQGFGNVGTWAARLIAAEGGRIIAVTNSQTGIYNQKGLDAEAIWAEYQKGDRSYSKTAGEKITNADLLALDCDVLVPAALGGVLTAENAGRVRAKFIAEAANHPVTPEADEMLRQKGVVLIPDILCNAGGVTVSYFEWVQNAQRAAWSELKVNAELELKMTEACRSVWSLARENNVDLRTAAFLLAIKRVAAATTLRGFH